From the Phycisphaerae bacterium genome, one window contains:
- a CDS encoding dihydroorotate dehydrogenase, whose protein sequence is MAIKNKDIDLSVNLGPMKLVNPLMTASGTCGYADELDDFMDINLLGGFITKSITLLPRQGNDVPRIVETDSGMLNAIGLANIGVEKFIQEKIPLMSRYKTPFFVNIAGQTIDDYVAVAGKLAQCGRIAGLELNISCPNVKKGGITFGTDPALVRQITGEVKKIIKDKILIVKLTPSVTDISAIARAAVDCGADALSLINTFTAMVIDIETKKPVLANRTGGLSGPAIKPIAVYLVNKVYNEVAKPAGIPLVAGGGIRTASDAIEFIIAGATAVTVGTAGFVYPDTAVKIIDGINKYCIRHNITAINELIGSLK, encoded by the coding sequence ATGGCAATAAAAAATAAAGATATTGACCTTTCGGTTAATCTGGGCCCGATGAAGCTCGTGAACCCGCTGATGACCGCTTCGGGAACGTGCGGTTATGCCGACGAGCTTGACGACTTTATGGATATAAACCTCCTTGGCGGCTTTATCACAAAGAGTATCACCCTGCTGCCGCGTCAGGGAAACGATGTGCCGCGGATTGTCGAGACGGATTCCGGTATGCTCAATGCAATCGGACTTGCCAACATAGGCGTTGAGAAATTCATACAGGAAAAGATTCCCTTAATGTCGAGGTACAAAACTCCGTTCTTTGTGAACATTGCCGGCCAGACTATCGATGATTATGTCGCCGTCGCCGGAAAACTGGCGCAATGCGGACGGATAGCAGGTCTCGAACTGAATATAAGCTGCCCCAATGTCAAAAAGGGAGGCATAACTTTCGGCACTGACCCTGCTCTTGTCCGGCAGATTACCGGCGAAGTAAAAAAAATCATTAAAGATAAAATTCTAATCGTCAAACTTACACCGAGCGTAACTGATATCAGCGCCATTGCCCGTGCGGCGGTCGATTGTGGCGCAGATGCCCTTAGTCTTATCAATACCTTTACGGCGATGGTTATCGATATTGAGACCAAAAAGCCCGTTCTCGCCAATCGCACAGGCGGCCTTTCCGGCCCTGCCATAAAGCCGATAGCGGTTTATCTTGTAAATAAGGTCTATAATGAAGTCGCTAAACCCGCGGGCATCCCTCTTGTTGCAGGCGGAGGTATAAGAACCGCCTCCGACGCAATTGAATTTATCATCGCGGGAGCGACAGCCGTAACCGTAGGTACTGCCGGTTTCGTTTATCCTGATACTGCGGTCAAAATTATAGACGGCATAAACAAATATTGTATTCGGCATAATATAACTGCCATTAACGAACTTATTGGCAGCTTGAAATAA
- a CDS encoding dihydroorotate dehydrogenase electron transfer subunit, with protein MASAPSKKGIYNAIVLQNRSLGDKFFRLSLELEKKTHISFSHASAGQFVEIDVSKLALPVEKLIPGQFSDSASRNVILRRPFSFSDIDCSKDCTIVEILYCVLGPATLRMKTLKPGDTVNLIGPLGNGFTISEKKKNVILVAGGMGAPPLIHLAKVLKKQCPDTGITAFVGAKTKDDLAFFDIKTDRLKKKTDITLEEFARHNIKTFISTDDGSAGFKGFVTEIFKSQLTQNKLQLEDAIIYACGPEAMLSATASLSSEFKIPCQVSLERRMACGIGLCQSCAVKCLDKTSGNTSYKLCCKDGPVFWSDEVVWQ; from the coding sequence ATGGCAAGTGCACCGTCAAAAAAGGGAATTTACAATGCGATTGTCCTGCAGAATCGCAGCTTGGGCGATAAATTTTTCCGTCTGAGCCTGGAACTTGAGAAAAAAACTCATATCTCGTTTTCCCATGCATCCGCAGGTCAGTTTGTTGAAATTGATGTTTCAAAACTTGCCCTGCCGGTTGAAAAGCTCATCCCCGGGCAATTTTCAGACAGCGCTTCGAGAAATGTTATCCTGCGAAGGCCCTTTAGTTTTTCCGATATAGACTGCAGCAAAGACTGTACTATCGTGGAAATTCTTTATTGTGTCCTTGGCCCTGCGACCTTGCGAATGAAAACTCTCAAACCCGGCGACACTGTCAATCTTATAGGCCCGCTCGGAAACGGTTTCACGATTTCTGAAAAGAAAAAAAATGTAATACTCGTCGCAGGGGGAATGGGAGCGCCCCCGCTTATACATCTTGCGAAGGTTCTGAAAAAACAATGCCCCGACACGGGAATAACAGCGTTTGTCGGCGCAAAGACAAAAGACGATTTGGCGTTCTTCGATATAAAGACAGACAGGCTGAAGAAAAAAACTGATATTACATTAGAAGAATTCGCAAGACATAACATAAAGACATTTATAAGCACAGACGACGGCTCTGCGGGCTTTAAGGGCTTTGTTACAGAGATATTCAAAAGTCAGCTCACACAAAACAAACTACAGCTCGAAGACGCGATAATTTACGCCTGCGGCCCGGAAGCGATGCTTTCTGCCACTGCCTCTTTGAGCAGTGAATTCAAAATCCCCTGCCAGGTAAGTCTCGAAAGACGAATGGCCTGCGGTATCGGTTTGTGCCAGAGCTGTGCGGTTAAATGCCTCGATAAAACAAGCGGAAATACTTCATACAAACTCTGCTGTAAGGATGGTCCTGTTTTCTGGTCTGACGAGGTTGTATGGCAATAA
- a CDS encoding DUF167 domain-containing protein: MSENILNITEKDGRVVFNIKVAPGSSRTDIAGIYNGMLKVRLSAAPEKGKANHALIKLLAEKFDIPKNQITITAGLTSKIKQVSIKDITRQMIDAILSDSE, translated from the coding sequence ATGTCTGAAAACATTTTGAATATTACCGAAAAGGACGGCCGGGTGGTTTTCAATATCAAGGTCGCCCCCGGCAGCAGCAGAACGGATATTGCCGGAATTTATAACGGTATGTTAAAGGTCAGGCTTTCGGCCGCGCCGGAAAAAGGCAAAGCCAACCATGCTCTTATAAAATTGCTTGCGGAAAAATTCGATATTCCTAAAAATCAGATAACTATTACGGCGGGTCTGACTTCAAAAATAAAACAGGTATCGATAAAAGATATAACTCGCCAAATGATTGACGCTATTTTGAGTGACAGCGAATGA
- a CDS encoding tetratricopeptide repeat protein, with translation MKNKFTLLILIAICLPAVAAGYYPNSIEEVLKLSDNDIDIAASVLLVSKRWDPQLDINRYLDIIDDMARQVRQMTKSSSNSRKTVDAINELLFRKFGFKPVDNANNPDDLFLNTVIDNKRGYCLSLSILYLSLGERLNLPLHGVVVPGHFFVRCNDASKPFNIETTQDGANPPDKHYIKEFKIPAATNNIYLRNLTKKETIGCFFNNLANNYFGSGQIENAFYYQRLAVALTPMLAEARTNLGNIYLRKNMTDAAIQQYETALEINSADAKTHHNLANAYRKKGLPDAAIKQYNIALELDPNYAEIYKGLAEAYHLKGLDDKAISTLKKAADVNSRDPDIYITLAGIYQDKKQLDSAVSNYRRALILKTNSVEAACGLGYVYFQKEMYNEAIEQFRTAVYYEPLNVRAHMGLALVYNKLGWVEDEIQAYENAIKADPNMVAAWQNLANIYMDRKLYDLAEENYKAAIKLNPNDADLYFNLAVSYSARKLYEDAKQCYLKAIELRWNYPAAHNNLAITLYSLSKYQQAINHAKIAQQQGFKVSADFLNQLNNIVKQSNP, from the coding sequence ATGAAAAATAAATTTACTCTTTTAATATTGATTGCTATCTGCCTGCCTGCTGTCGCGGCGGGATATTACCCTAATTCGATTGAAGAGGTTCTAAAGCTCAGCGATAATGACATAGACATTGCCGCAAGTGTCCTGCTCGTAAGTAAACGGTGGGACCCGCAACTCGATATAAACCGCTACCTCGACATTATTGACGATATGGCCCGGCAGGTCCGTCAGATGACAAAATCTTCTTCCAACAGCCGTAAAACGGTAGATGCGATTAATGAGCTTTTATTCAGGAAGTTCGGTTTTAAACCTGTCGATAACGCCAACAATCCGGACGACCTTTTTCTCAATACGGTTATCGACAACAAAAGAGGATATTGCCTGAGCCTGTCGATACTGTATCTTTCTCTCGGCGAAAGACTCAACCTGCCTTTGCACGGCGTGGTTGTTCCCGGTCATTTCTTTGTTCGGTGCAACGACGCCAGCAAACCTTTCAATATTGAAACTACTCAGGATGGCGCAAATCCGCCTGACAAGCACTATATCAAGGAATTCAAAATACCTGCCGCCACAAATAACATTTATCTTCGCAACCTTACCAAAAAGGAGACTATCGGCTGCTTTTTCAATAATCTGGCCAATAACTATTTCGGCAGCGGCCAGATAGAGAACGCTTTTTATTACCAGCGGCTGGCGGTCGCTCTTACCCCGATGCTCGCAGAGGCACGGACGAATCTCGGCAATATTTACCTGAGAAAAAATATGACCGATGCTGCGATTCAGCAGTACGAAACGGCTCTCGAAATAAATTCAGCGGACGCGAAAACGCATCATAACCTTGCAAACGCATACAGAAAAAAGGGCCTTCCGGACGCGGCAATCAAACAATATAACATCGCTCTTGAACTTGACCCCAATTATGCCGAAATCTACAAAGGTCTTGCCGAGGCGTACCATTTGAAAGGTCTCGATGACAAAGCCATATCGACACTGAAGAAAGCTGCCGACGTTAATTCACGCGACCCAGATATCTACATTACTCTGGCCGGGATTTATCAGGACAAAAAACAACTGGACTCGGCTGTTTCAAATTACAGACGTGCCCTTATTCTCAAAACAAACTCGGTTGAGGCCGCCTGCGGTCTGGGCTATGTTTATTTTCAGAAAGAAATGTACAACGAGGCGATCGAGCAGTTTCGAACGGCGGTGTATTATGAGCCGTTAAATGTCAGGGCGCATATGGGGCTTGCCCTTGTTTATAACAAGCTCGGCTGGGTGGAAGATGAAATACAGGCTTACGAAAATGCCATAAAGGCCGACCCTAATATGGTCGCCGCATGGCAGAATCTCGCCAATATTTATATGGACCGCAAGCTTTACGACCTTGCCGAAGAGAACTACAAAGCCGCGATAAAACTGAATCCTAATGATGCCGACCTTTATTTTAATCTCGCTGTTTCGTATTCGGCACGCAAACTATATGAAGATGCGAAACAATGCTATTTAAAAGCCATTGAACTCCGCTGGAACTATCCTGCCGCGCACAATAATCTGGCAATTACCCTATACTCGCTCAGCAAGTATCAACAGGCCATCAACCATGCGAAAATTGCTCAGCAGCAGGGTTTCAAGGTCTCTGCTGATTTTCTGAATCAGTTAAATAATATCGTTAAACAAAGCAACCCATAA
- the dacB gene encoding D-alanyl-D-alanine carboxypeptidase/D-alanyl-D-alanine-endopeptidase: MPFVRIRRFAILMLVLIQQAACSASIQEKIEHIIARKDQKNVEYSVMVVDAQTGKCVFSYNPATPLTPASNMKLITSFTALKRLGTDYKFVTRAGLIGNKLVVIGGGDPLLGFAGKDFIGQITEALKAKSIEKLDSITVDSSIFDSERINPNWPRDQLNRPYSSEISGLNYNGNCVKISAARTDSGIKLTKEPDTAFLRLLNNVKPISKGQSAIGSNRTEQANLIIVYGKCRNAASFDVTIEKPALFFGYLLTENLRRAGISVESPLTEMGVNQQDVQIIAEFNTPIMEVIQNCNKVSLQIAAECLLKTLAANTMTGGKAGSWQAGRKTIGSYLLSLGIDKTEFYIDDGSGLSNVNKLSANAISRVIMDAYKSRFWPEFKQTLSISGVDGTIKSRFNKNKYGGKVFGKSGYINGVRALSGVCVAENGGREYIFSIITNNANYPTKKAIADIVTTIIDE, from the coding sequence ATGCCATTTGTCAGAATAAGGCGTTTTGCGATATTGATGCTGGTTTTGATACAGCAGGCCGCCTGCAGTGCGTCTATACAGGAAAAAATAGAACATATAATTGCAAGAAAAGACCAGAAGAATGTTGAATACAGTGTTATGGTCGTTGACGCGCAAACAGGAAAATGTGTATTCAGTTATAACCCTGCAACACCGCTTACGCCTGCATCCAATATGAAATTAATTACAAGCTTTACCGCGTTAAAACGTCTCGGCACAGATTATAAATTCGTAACAAGAGCAGGACTGATAGGCAACAAGCTCGTCGTAATCGGAGGGGGCGACCCGCTTTTGGGATTTGCCGGTAAAGATTTCATAGGACAAATCACAGAAGCACTCAAGGCGAAATCCATAGAAAAATTAGACAGCATAACCGTCGACAGTTCCATTTTCGATAGTGAACGTATTAATCCGAACTGGCCCAGAGACCAGCTTAACAGACCTTACTCAAGCGAAATAAGCGGCCTTAACTATAACGGCAACTGTGTAAAAATTTCCGCTGCAAGGACTGACAGTGGAATTAAACTGACTAAAGAACCTGATACGGCATTTCTGCGACTGCTTAACAACGTTAAGCCGATATCAAAAGGTCAAAGTGCCATAGGCTCAAACCGTACAGAACAGGCGAATCTGATTATAGTTTACGGCAAATGCAGAAACGCCGCGTCGTTCGATGTCACTATTGAAAAGCCCGCTTTGTTCTTCGGCTATCTGCTCACTGAAAATCTACGCCGGGCAGGTATAAGCGTTGAAAGCCCTTTAACCGAGATGGGCGTTAACCAGCAGGATGTTCAAATTATCGCCGAGTTCAATACGCCTATAATGGAAGTTATCCAAAACTGCAATAAGGTCAGCCTTCAAATAGCCGCGGAATGTCTTTTAAAAACACTGGCAGCTAATACGATGACAGGCGGGAAAGCGGGAAGCTGGCAGGCAGGAAGAAAAACTATTGGAAGTTACCTTTTAAGCCTCGGCATTGACAAGACCGAATTTTATATCGACGACGGAAGCGGACTTAGCAATGTAAACAAACTATCCGCAAACGCTATCAGTCGTGTGATAATGGACGCTTATAAGAGCCGGTTTTGGCCGGAGTTCAAACAGACACTCTCCATCAGCGGTGTGGACGGTACCATTAAAAGTCGATTCAATAAAAATAAATATGGCGGAAAAGTGTTTGGAAAAAGCGGCTATATCAACGGCGTGCGAGCTTTATCGGGAGTATGCGTCGCCGAAAACGGAGGCAGAGAATACATCTTCTCAATCATCACGAATAACGCAAATTACCCGACCAAAAAAGCCATAGCCGATATAGTGACAACAATTATTGACGAGTAG